One region of Gigantopelta aegis isolate Gae_Host chromosome 7, Gae_host_genome, whole genome shotgun sequence genomic DNA includes:
- the LOC121376970 gene encoding proline-rich receptor-like protein kinase PERK2 isoform X2, giving the protein MISSGGVYFYLLIHGSALPPNATTPGTVKRIKEAPAPPATPVKPPARKATALPPGGQPVKPSQPSSQPPKPDMKQAEVGSLQAGRPDQRFVGLPESDPYADEIE; this is encoded by the exons ATGATCAGTTCAGGAGGTGTGTACTTTTatttactgatacat GGTTCTGCTTTGCCGCCCAACGCCACCACCCCAGGGACTGTGAAGAGGATCAAAGAGGCACCGGCCCCACCGGCGACACCCGTCAAGCCGCCGGCCCGGAAGGCAACCGCCCTCCCCCCGGGCGGCCAACCAGTGAAGCCAAGCCAACCGTCTTCACAACCGCCGAAACCAGACATGAAGCAAGCTGAAGTAgggtcactgcaggccggccgACCAGACCAGCGCTTTGTTGGTTTACCAG AGAGTGACCCATATGCAGATGAGATTGAATGA
- the LOC121376970 gene encoding proline-rich receptor-like protein kinase PERK2 isoform X1, translating into MQQDEDRSLQAGRQRQRFVGLPENRPIDELSKKPTAIFFPGSALPPNATTPGTVKRIKEAPAPPATPVKPPARKATALPPGGQPVKPSQPSSQPPKPDMKQAEVGSLQAGRPDQRFVGLPESDPYADEIE; encoded by the exons ATGCAGCAAGATGAAGACcggtcactgcaggccggccgACAACGCCAGCGCTTTGTTGGTTTACCAG AGAATAGGCCTATTGATGAATTGAGTAAAAAGCCGACAGCCATTTTCTTCCCG GGTTCTGCTTTGCCGCCCAACGCCACCACCCCAGGGACTGTGAAGAGGATCAAAGAGGCACCGGCCCCACCGGCGACACCCGTCAAGCCGCCGGCCCGGAAGGCAACCGCCCTCCCCCCGGGCGGCCAACCAGTGAAGCCAAGCCAACCGTCTTCACAACCGCCGAAACCAGACATGAAGCAAGCTGAAGTAgggtcactgcaggccggccgACCAGACCAGCGCTTTGTTGGTTTACCAG AGAGTGACCCATATGCAGATGAGATTGAATGA